The Acanthopagrus latus isolate v.2019 chromosome 11, fAcaLat1.1, whole genome shotgun sequence genome segment GGGACTGTCTGATAGACAACGTCGCCGACGCCCTCCAGCAGCAGACCAGTctcactgcagaggaaaactccCGGCTGCCGACAACGCAACCTACAGAAGAGCAATCGGACTGATCCGTTCAACAATGCAGCAGCAAATTTTAATTCATGTGAATTCATCTGTCAACAAACAGAAATCCGTCTTGACGGAGCTTTCCTCCATATGCACACAAAATCTAATATGCAGGAAGCTAAAGTAGCCTATTACCTGTGTTTCACATCCTGTTGTATTGACTgtagctagcatgttagcagttAGACAAAATGACACCATTTAAACTGGTATGTTAGCATCAATTATGTctctatttcctgaggaagctgagatccttcaacgtgtgcagcaagatgttggagatctttCACCAGTCTGTTGTTGCCAGCACCATTTTCTTTGCTGCGGTGTGTGTTGgggcagcagcatcagagccagCGACACGAACAGACTTGATAAAATCATCAAGAAGGCTGGCTCTGTACTCGGTCTCAGGTTGGATTCTTTTGAGACCGTGGTGGAGAGGAGAATGCTGAATAAACTGTTATCCATCATGGACAATGATCAGcatcctctccatcacacagtaGACAGACAGCGGAGCACCTTCTCTCacagactgctgcagctccgCTGTCGAAGGGACatacaggaaatctttcctgccacatgcCATCACAGGTGACTCTGcttatttatacttttttttatatacattttatatatttcaattTTATTGCTATTTTAATATGTCTAAGTTGttccttttatttcattgtgttgttattgtctcCGTGTGTAATGTTCCTGCTACTCTAtaatttcccagcttgggatcaataaagtctatctatctatctatctatctatctatctatctatctatctatctatctatctatctatctatttcaGTCTGTTAGCATGTACGTAGCCATAAAGTCTGTTGTTGATGGTTGTAAAACTGAGGATGTTAGTAAAGTGTGGATGGTTTAGTTctgcttctggttctggttAGAGTGTGTTACCTGAACATGTTGCCGTCCTCGGAGACTTCAGGTTTATTCTTTATCTAAACAGATCAAACAGTTGATCAatcacacacctgaacacatcatGACCAATCATCCGtcatcatcagtgacatcacagttacAGGTAAAGGTGTGTCTGAGGTCATTACCACTGATGTGTCCATATTTGTCTCCACTCTGATGTCAGACGACATCTGTGACGTCACTCCTTGCCCGCGCAGACAGACACCTGCAGCAGGATGACATCGTAACATCACATGACCAATACAGAAACCCTACTCAAGATCAATATTTGTCATTGATTAAATTCCTCCCTGTCTGTCCAGTAGGAGACAGATTAGCACACACGTGGAAGCAAGGGaactgttagcctagcttagcacagtTTGTGGGACATACTGAGGCATGGGACCATCTTCAGCAGGATGTTCATGGCAACGTTCTCCACCTGTATTGGTCCAAAATGTTCTCGCAGCAGTCTTGCAGTCGTCAGCCTGTCTGCGTGCTGTAACTTCTCTCGACCAACAGGAGTGAGGCTTTCTCCAGTCATGTGATCACTGACCAACCACTGGAAGGTTCTGAGCTCATCTGAGACGAGACACTCCAACATCTCTGTGAGGACACACGGCTCCGAGGGATGCTGGGAAATAAACAGGGAGCAGCAAAGtgacacactgatgacatcacacctCAGGATGATGACACATATAAATCTGAGACAGGTTCTGAATTTAAAAGTGACTGAATAACATGTGGACTACACACCTTGTCCATGATTGGACCATCTTCCAGATCCAGCAGTAAGAAAGGCTCGGACTGGCTGAGGGCTTGATAAAAAACCTCCTGGGCCTCTCCCCCCTTTCTGAGGACAAGGTCCACCAGAGCCCGGTTCTTGTCCTTGCGGACTGCATAGATGTGCACAGCCGCCCTGTTGGCAGCGTTCAGGATGTTGTGGTCCTGCAGGACATCCAGGATGGCATCCAGCCTCTGCATCCTGCTGATCAGCCTCCTGCGACGAGTCATCACAAAATCTGGATCCAGTGTCTGTGGAACCCGAGGACGAGGTCTCAGTGGGTACACCATGTGCCGCATGGACAGCCAATCATCTCGGCCAATCGCCCTCAAAGCCGCCTCCAACACGCTGAGTGCCCCATCATCATGGTAACACCTCAGCAGGGTTTTAGCAGTGCTGCAGGCGTCGGCGGTGCGGAGCCAGCTCAATGGGACGGGGGGGACACCCTGCAGGAGTTCCTGACTCAGACTCCAGTTGAGCCTCCAcagctccacctcctgcagctcctgcagctctaGCAGCAGCCGCTCCTCCACCTCAGGTTCACCTCTCCATGTCTCCTCACTCACACGTCTCTTCAGCGTCCTGTATGGGACAGCCGAGGACACATTACCCATGATTCAGTCTGTCGGGTCAAGGCCCTGTTCTGACTCATAGGCTGAGAGAACAATGATCCTCCTGTAAGACAAGACGAAGGAAACAACTAGACGTTACACAGAGTTTGTGAGATGTTAAAAGACGCaaaaacagagatggagagaacaCATAAAGTCaaatattcataaaaacaaaCGTGACTTAACTCCTGTGATGATCTTATAAAGTGATTATCagcaaaaatcaaacattgaaATCACACTCATTTATCCTTAAAAGTGATGTCATCCCGGTGCTTTGAGGAGATAATCAAtagaaaaacatctttacaacaagagaacaaaagaaatgagATAAAGAACGTAAACTACAGAGAACAACATTAATGGTAAACCGGCTGCAGCATGATCCAGTGAGGCTGCTGAACACCAGTACAGACCTGTAGTCTCGATACCAGTGTCTGTGCCCATTAAGTCAGTGGGGAAGGAGAAAGAACAGAAACTTGAGACTCAGAAGGATCTTTAATAAACATCCTGGTCCACTTCAAACCCGCCAACACACTGATCCAGAACCTGGTCCATCCTGAGGACCCAACACCCAGACATGAACAGAGTTCTGTAGTTTATGATGTTCAGTGcagcaggactgcacagattattacactggggagacaaaacaacctcttcaTGTACAAATgtcacaagtggccctaacaactctgaaatTCTGGGCTCAGTTTTAGACATCCGTTATGTTCAACGAGTTAAAGTgctgaattcaaaatgttactgCAGTAAAAGTACACGGACTGCATCACTTTTAATAAACTCCACCTCCTGTCTGTAACAGTCTTCATCCACCAGAGGAAAGTAGTAAAAGTATTTCTGAGAAGCAAAAGTACTGTGAACCCTGCAGACACAGTGTTCCCAGTGGGTTCTTACCTTCATCTCTCAGATTTTCTCCACCAGTACACTGATCGATAATAAAACTGATCAACACTAATAACTCAATAATACTTTGGTGGTTTCCACCTCTTTTATATTCAATTGCTCTGCccacctctgcctctgattaGCTGCTACTGGTATCCTGGTTTCGGTTCTGGTCAGGTGGTGACGAGCCGCAGGTCACTGgtggtttttaaaatgtttttagaagACAGAACTTTCCACTAAGAAATAGGTCGTCTAAAAATAGATGAACACACAACCCAATCATCAATAACTGTGATCAGTGAGGGGAACaagtgaggacagacagaaagagacagacagatggtgtcttcaagagacagaaccagTTTGATAAAAGTCTGGATCAGCTCCACTGATCATCACACCTTGAAGCGATTGCTGCTCTTCCTGGTTGAGTGGTTCAAATCAATATATCTGAAGAGGTTACTGATGAACAAGAGCAGATAATTCTCAAACTgagaatttgttttattaacagAACTAACAAGACGtgttagagagacagaggacacatgGAGACATGGTCCATCCACATCAAATCCTTCATCTTGAGAATAACTGGTGCTGTAAACGGATCATGGGCCAGTCCTGGTTCTGTCTGTAGGACAGAAGCAAACAGGTGTGTCTGGTTTACCTGAGCTCAGTCAAGTCCACATCACCTCCTCAGggatgtgtgtgaaagtgaataCATCAGGCTTCAAAGCAGGAGACCTGACATCACACTGAAGAACTagtcctggttctggttctgcttcaGTTTATGAAGCAAGatcaaaacacatctgaagGTTTATCTGGaggacaacagaaacaaacacattccgGCAGGTTTCCACATCCAAAGCATGATGACAGATATATTTCAGGAAAATAAGGAAACTGTGAGTCCTTTGTTAATGTCCCTGATCCCTGATTCTGGTTCTTTGTCTTCaggagaggggtgtgtgtgtggcgctGAGGTGATGTGGTGACTtgatgaaggaaaatgttcaacatGACGACCGACATCTGCTCAAAGCTccgacagcagcagacagatgatGTCCTGCTCTGAGACACCAGCTGGACTCTGTaggtgaaaacatttgacaCACATGTAGTGAAAAGACAACAATGTTGGTGGAGCAGCGAGCTGTCTGAGCTCACAGGACGGGACACACTACGTCTTCACATGATGAAAACTTACTAACTTTTGATAAATTGATGGACGTACTAAAAGCCACTCTGAGCTAAATGTCATCCTGTCAGTGATTCTGTGTTCTCACCAGTGTCACATTTCTCACTGgattatttttaacatttgtcatCAACATCCAGAAACCGTTAGGATCATTTACAGCATGTATTCATTCACACAATCACACCCGAAAGTCTAAGGTAAATTAAAAAATCCCTCTGGTAATGAGTGGAGAATCAACACTGAGCTTcagtgtgaatgaaaaaaaatttaatCAGTAAAAGTCCCGGCGGTGCGTCTGAGGTTTGACCTGAACATCTGGGAGGTCGTCACAGTTAAATTAGGCAGCGATATGAAAGAAACTGGTTTAATGAACCAGGCTGAGGTATAAATACCACCActaattataaaacaaaatacacacaatttaATGTAGCTTCAATATTAATTCAAATGCCTCAACCAGAAGTCACTGAGCTGGAGATTTACGACACTTcttagtattttttaaaatcgtgtttaaaaaaagatacaaaattaaactttatttcactgaagaaaaaaaaaaccttggatCAAAAACTCACCACATAATATTTTGACTAAATCTCATTTAACTTAATGTCAAACCAACTTCTGGCTCACCATCATCAGCAATGATTAATAGGATTTTTAATCTAATCTTAATGACCTGGTTCATAATCAAAATGAACTCCCTGTTTCATTCATCTGTTTGAAGGAGAAAATAAGACATTCACACGGTTGTTGTGCCAACAGGCTGCTGTGCACTGCTTTTACTGGTTTTACTGGACAGTTAAATACAGTTTGATGAGTTTCAGATCAACTAATGAGGCTACAGTCATCCAGCAGAGAGGCACGaagaacaaaacaaccaaaccccccccccaacaaccCCCCAAACCCCAGTCTGGTGATGTCACACTTCAGGCTCCGCCCCCTACGCGACACCAACTGAAAAAGACcccaacacacagaaaaacgTGACGAGGAGGCGTCTGTCCAATCGCCTGGTGAACGCTGCGTTCAGGTGACTCGTGTCAGCTGAATAAACTCAGTCAATACCCATTAAATTCATTGAATActaatcaaacacacacctgaatgATTTTGTTAATCGATCATTTTCCTGCGAAGATAAAAACGTTTCACtgaaatgtctgttgtgtttatacagAAATTATTTCTGAAAGAAAGACGGACAAATTCTTAATGATTATGATCATTATGTTatgataattatttttgttcttaCTATTATTGATtatcaatatttatatatttgggATAttattgacaacattttattgatttgttaCTATTTCTGTTGTTTAACTTTCAATTCTGTGATGTTTAAATACTTGCAATTATCTCAATCATTCAGTCAGACGAGCTGGGAGGGTTTCCTGTGTCTGAGGTCGGCAGCTCCATAGAGACAACGCTGACATTTATGAGCTGACGAGGAGCACCTGAAAGCACCTTCAGTCCCCTGAGAGCATCACAGTGAAAGGCCTGTCCCTCTGTTGAAGGCAGAGTCTGACGTGTGACACAGCTGGCATCATATTGCACAACCAATCAGCTTGCTGGGCTGCTGACAGTCTGAGGATTATTGATAAGGCATCCATTCTGAATGGAAGTCAATCAGTCCAACCACCGCCATGCTCCAAAACTAGTTCCTGTTCTCAGAGTCtgtttcttcaaaataaaagcagatggaaacagaaaataacagttCAGAGTTCATGCTTCAGTCTGTCAGAACGTGATCAGGCTGATCAATAACTCATCAATAACTGataaaaatgatcaataaaataaGTTTCAGTGTTCAGCTTGTGTTAAGAAATTCAGACTTGTTTTTACCATCATGTGAGTCTGTgcgcgacacacacacacacacaaaaggaaataGTGCTTCTGTTGGGTACTATTTTCAGGGCAAATGaatccacatttggtgctctggtgagtgtttgtggcagcaggacattgtgattttgtgtgtgtgtgtgtgtgtgtgtgtgtgtgtgtgtgtgtgtgtgtgtgtgtgtgtgagctcgtAAGTGGTGACACACAGGACCTGAGGACGGTGTCAGGAGAACATTGAGTGAATGTTAAATAGAGACAAGCTTCAGGTGATGAAGACAAATTGTGATGCGTTCACTGACTGTCATGTCTGAAGAGATTTATTATTTCAGATTCACAGagattctgaaaaaaaacaaaacttgtttGACCTCCAAATATTCTGATCAAATTCacatcagtttcagtttgttacTTTGTTCCTGTGACAGACGTTTAGAATCTGGTGTGTGGAAGATGACGCGTTGACTGACAGACCGACGGACAATGACTGAAACACGCCGTGATGCGGCTAAACAGTCGTGATCATGTTACACCCGTAATGCGACACGGACGCACCCGGTGTAATCTGACAGCAACCGTATGTTGTAGGATCTGATCGGAAAAGCGATCCatcatgtcttttttcttgtttcctgtcagtgaaCTGAGTCTCAGCTGTTGTGTTGGGGTCACTAAACTGAACGGGACTCAGATTAACTGAATGATCCTTGACTGGATGAACCAATCAGAGTCTCGGTTATAATTTGAACACATGAAAAATTGCTGTTATTTAATGTTTGGACCCTAAAATTCTTCCTGTGACCACCTGTATTGTCAACCCTCAGGTTGGGAAACACTGaactaaacaattaatcaggcatttgtttaaaataaagatgTGGATGAGCCGATTACTAAtcaatcacagctgatcagctgacagACTGAAGCACCTGTCGGACAAGTGATGACGTCAGACTCTCAGGAcggcctctgctgctctgctctgcagtcTATACCTGACCTCTGTGGGAGGGGGCAGTCTGTCTGTGGGGGGGCCACCTCCAAGAGCCCCCCCTCCAAGGGCACAGCCTCAGCCGGCTGCAGCCCTCTGATTGGAGGGCTGGATGGAGGATCACTTCCTCCTGCTGAAGGTTTAATTTCTACTGAAACGACTTTCTGATCCTTTTCACttccttctgcttctcctcctcttcctcctccgcctcctcctcctgctgctcccaTCCAGAACTCAGCCACCACGctgacctctgctgctcctgctgaccCCTGACCTCCGTTGACCCTGGCAGAGGAAGTGGTGTTCTGATTGGAGGACAGAGCCTCAGTGATGATGGCGGCCGTCTGAGCGACCCAGTTCAGCTCCGccctcacctcccctccacctcctgttgctggagaggaggaagtgggctGGGGGTTGGTCTGAGGCCCTTGCTGGGTGGTGCTGGCAggtgctggtcctggtcctggtcctggtgctggtcctggtcctggtgctggtgctggtgctggtgctgcagcagcagcactgtggttgttgttgagGTTGTCCTGCAGGGCCGTCTGGTTGGCCTGACCTGCCTGCTGGTTCTGCAGTAACATCTCCTGGATGCGGATCTGCTGCAAGATGGCAGGAAGCTCatagtggtggaagaagtagaTCATGGAGTGCTGAAGAAAGAAATtcaagaaaatgttcaaattaaaagGATAAAAGTGTTGACAAGTTAACCCTTAAGAGTCGACGATCACGCCGGTGTGATCAAATCACGTGACTGATTTAAGATGACGTAGCACTGAGACGGAGCCTCGGTGAGTCTCGGTTCTGACTGTATGTATTGGCGCAACCTTCAAACTATATACAACTTtttgtgttgataggccaagtaaaacctGAGTTATGATCAATATAGTCCGTCACGTTTTTTTCGCTAACATTGCCATCATGTTTGCTTTGCGTTTGGTGCAGGATGAAGCGATAAAAACGGGCTGCTCTCgcgaaagtgtccgcaagcacgaagtgtttacaagcaaaaaaacacattcctgttGCTGGAAAAAGGCATCataccaaccaatcacaaaattatatg includes the following:
- the LOC119028864 gene encoding uncharacterized protein LOC119028864 isoform X2; this translates as MGNVSSAVPYRTLKRRVSEETWRGEPEVEERLLLELQELQEVELWRLNWSLSQELLQGVPPVPLSWLRTADACSTAKTLLRCYHDDGALSVLEAALRAIGRDDWLSMRHMVYPLRPRPRVPQTLDPDFVMTRRRRLISRMQRLDAILDVLQDHNILNAANRAAVHIYAVRKDKNRALVDLVLRKGGEAQEVFYQALSQSEPFLLLDLEDGPIMDKHPSEPCVLTEMLECLVSDELRTFQWLVSDHMTGESLTPVGREKLQHADRLTTARLLREHFGPIQVENVAMNILLKMVPCLSVCLRGQGVTSQMSSDIRVETNMDTSVIKNKPEVSEDGNMFRLRCRQPGVFLCSETGLLLEGVGDVVYQTVPWDLDFLSAKGLRPAGPLFRFKLLTGSFHRVHLPHCLLDCAQHSLSVGHVTGDSVDFITPGQVTDSHVIIDISGFSCFGLVFRISPPDSSRDAIGGLVLLFHRFSDSSLFVHLLPRNVCLTQVIKTCKQRIRAEYVETIPDCELIPNQTYKLSGQPSVFIQPEVQLEDLEADMSLKLQLSHLTPLRLIGWLIGSIESLVWHQVLTLRAAASSPCTEVPVSESVNVILLLHGILKNLQLEDFKTFQRLLNLRSDPIPICQLEAADRMRTVDLMVQQYHAEGAKQVTEEILRKMNFNHLVDQQLIN
- the LOC119028864 gene encoding uncharacterized protein LOC119028864 isoform X1, whose product is MGNVSSAVPYRTLKRRVSEETWRGEPEVEERLLLELQELQEVELWRLNWSLSQELLQGVPPVPLSWLRTADACSTAKTLLRCYHDDGALSVLEAALRAIGRDDWLSMRHMVYPLRPRPRVPQTLDPDFVMTRRRRLISRMQRLDAILDVLQDHNILNAANRAAVHIYAVRKDKNRALVDLVLRKGGEAQEVFYQALSQSEPFLLLDLEDGPIMDKHPSEPCVLTEMLECLVSDELRTFQWLVSDHMTGESLTPVGREKLQHADRLTTARLLREHFGPIQVENVAMNILLKMVPCLSVCLRGQGVTSQMSSDIRVETNMDTSVIKNKPEVSEDGNMFRLRCRQPGVFLCSETGLLLEGVGDVVYQTVPWDLDFLSAKGLRPAGPLFRFKLLTGSFHRVHLPHCLLDCAQHSLSVGHVTGDSVDFITPGQVTDSHVIIDISGFSCFGLVFRISPPDSSRDAIGGLVLLFHRFSDSSLFVHLLPRNVCLTQVIKTCKQRIRAEYVETIPDCELIPNQTYKLSGQPSVFIQPESSKFVNFSDYNNFLPSFQVQLEDLEADMSLKLQLSHLTPLRLIGWLIGSIESLVWHQVLTLRAAASSPCTEVPVSESVNVILLLHGILKNLQLEDFKTFQRLLNLRSDPIPICQLEAADRMRTVDLMVQQYHAEGAKQVTEEILRKMNFNHLVDQQLIN